The sequence TCTTGTCAGTTCTTCCCCCGTCACCCTGGATAGGAGTTCGACACAGCACTGAACTTTATATGGTATTCGGTTTGACCCTGGATCCCAACCAGAATTTCCCCCCTGAAGAAAACCGACTAGCCATGGAAATGATGCGGCTCTGGACCAACTTTGCGAAGACAGGGTAGGTGCCTCCATTTGATACATCTATCGCATATCGATAAGCGACTGTAGCTAGAATGATGTCGTTAATATTGTCTGAAGTGTGACTGCATTAGAACGTTTCCAGTCCAAAGTGTTATGAACATGAGACCTAAATGAAGCCACTCTCCTACATACACAGAAACCCCAACgaccctgggaacgagatgtGGCCAGTCTACAACCAGACTGACCAGTCCTACATTGTGCTGGACACACAGCCGGTCCGAGTTGCGCAGTGGCCCAGGACCAGGCCTTGTGCCTTCTGGCGGGAGTACCTCTGGCAACTACAGGATCAAACAGGTCAGCTGGTTCTGCTACTCGATTCTATCATGAACCTGTGACAGTATGATTTATCCTATCCTGGTCTATGTAACATTTCATGACTCAGTAATAGAAACATCATATGGGGACTTCTGACTGCGCTTTGTTAAGACTTATGAAACTCATCGTGGCGAAACCCAAATGTAGTACGTTTCTTTATAGTTAAAGATTCTCCATACTAAGTGAATTATGTCTTTTTGTTATAAACATGTAGATGTCTGCATCTGTTTTGTTGTTCCAGACGACCTTCTGCAGAATCTGCCGGCAGCGGGTACCGGGGTACCCACCACCCTGTCCTGCCTGGTGTACATAGGCCTGGCGATCTTCCTTCTGGTGAAGCACTACTGAGCAGGGAAATGTGAAGCTTATGGAGATCTTGATAACTCGGCTCTCATAAGTTGCATACGTCTTACAATAAAAAATTCCGTCATTACATGAAAGCCCGCGAGGGAGTGAAGGAATCCTTTGTACATGTTCTAGAATACACAACATATCATTGAAGCAGCCAGCCATTGTAGCGTCTACTGACGGAAATACAGCCTTTGTTATGACCCATATTAGTTTGTAGCGTGAAGACGACTTCTGTTATGGTGCTTCTACCCTGCTGTCAGCGTCTATTGAGCCTGGAGTGCCTCAGAACGTATTCACGTCTGATAGAATATAGTGGTAAACGCTCAAACTTATTGAGCTCTTTTTCACTTAGTCAAACGAATCTTATACATCTCTTTCTGGACAAATTCAATCGCTTCTAGGAGAAGATCAATCATTACAGTAAGCAAAATGATAGATACATAAGAGAATTCTTAGCTCTTAGCAATAACAATGGTACAAACAGTAGCTAGCCCCCATATATCAATAGACCGGCATAGGCCGTATTATTGCATTTACTTTTGTGTACCTGCTGTTCCAAAAAATGTACTAGAATGATTACGAGAGTCCTTGAAGAAAGCTTGAACTTTTGTTGTGTGGATAAAGTTCGCTCCATATAACGAGACAAAAATAAACAGTGTATGACATAATGCTTATCTTTGTAGGCTTGATACGATTTTGAAGTCACAACTATCACCAGGTCAATAAATAAGTTCCCAGATAGATAAGATTAGGCGCCCAAATAATTCGCACTAGTCGCGTCCCGTGCCCAATATACACCAGCAAGAAGTGGTGGACAACGTAGCGTACTCTCAAAATAGTACCGGCCCGGGAGGTTTTAGCGATCGTTTTCAGACAGAAAGATTCTTAAATGAGGGGCTTTACTTCTGCCATTTAACGTTGATAAACTTTCATGCAAGCTTCTTGGTTGTACAAGACAAGTCAAAGCTGTTGTTCAGTTCTCTTCCTGTCCTGCTCCGTCCTGACACTGTTTACTCAACCAGGTCAAAGTCCAAAAATTGGACGTGAGGTCACCGTCGGGTCGCAAACTGCGCTAACGATGGCGGGTAGTGTTGGAGCAACATTTATGGTGCTGTCGCTTCTGGCGATCGTATCATCTGTCTCCAGTCAGGATCCGATTGTAGATCTGCCTGCTGGCACCGTCCGGGGCACAGTCGTAGACGTGGCGGGCACACAGGTGAACGCCTACCTGGGGATTCCCTACGCCAAGCCGCCTGTAGGGGAGCTGCGCTTCAAGCCGCCGGTCCCGCCCGACCCTTGGGAGGGAGTCTACAACGCGACGGAGCCGCCGATAGCCTGTTATCAACAGCTCGGCCTGTACCGCCCATCGAACCGCAGCGAGGACTGCCTGTACGTGAGCGTGTGGCAGCCCCCGTCTCGGCCGCACTACGGCGCTGTTATGGTGTGGATCCATGGGGGAGGGTTCGTCCAAGGGTCAGGCACAGGGGGCGGCCGCGGGGACGGACGGTTCCTGGCCGCCACCGAACATGTTCTGGTGGTCAGCCTGAACTACCGGCTGGGGGCGCTAGGGTTCCTGGCGCTCGGGACGGACGATGCCCCGGGGAACATGGGACTGTTGGACCAGCAGCTGGCCTTAcagtgggtacaggacaacatAGAGAGGTTCGGTGGGGACCCGGACAGGGTCACCATTTTCGGCAATAGTGCAGGTACTTTGGAATGTCTTCTTCTCATTACATACATTAAGCACTTACAGAATACTATTTCAAGGCGTATGAAGCAGGGTGCAACGTTAGTTAAATCATCTTTATTAAAGGTTGGCAAGAGTGTTTTTACTTATGAAATTTATTggacatgtatgatataaaatatTACATGGTCGCTTGTGAACGGTGCATAGTGAACTGTATAGCGTCAACATATCGACGCCTTTACGTCCAAAACTCATCGGGATGTTAGCCTTGGTACCATCAATCTTAGCAAGAAAAAAGGTTGAGCCTTAATACGGAGGTATTATCGTTTCTCTCGGCAGGGGGCGCTAGTGCGCACTTCCATCTCCTGTCGCCCTCCAGCAGTGGCCTGTTCCGACGCGCCATCCTGCAGAGCGGAGCGGCCTTCTCCGGCTGGGCCCTGACACCGAGGGAAGTCGCCATGACCCGAGGGCGCGCCCTCGCCTCCGCCCTGGGCTGTAAGCAGCCCGAGGTCCGGGACATGGTGGACTGTCTGCGCGGTTCTTCTGCGGAGGACATAGTGGACAATCAGTTTGAGGATGGGTTTCTCGATTTCGGCTTCACCCCGATGGTTGATGGGAACtttttgacctctgacccgttTGATCTCGCCGACAGAGACCGTTCTAATGTTGACGTCATGGCCGGTTTCACAACTAACGAAGGGTCTATTTTCATTGCTCAACAACCTTCGCTGGGTTTCAACCCTTCAACTGACAGTTTCATAAACAAGACCCAGTTCAACAAAACTACCCAAGCGCTCCTCCCGTCCCTGAACGAGTTCGGAGTTGACGCCGTGGCGTTTGAGTACACGGACTGGCGGAGCCTGGAGAACCCGGCAGTGTACCGGGACGCCGCAGAGAACATGGTCGGGGATTACTCCTTCAAGTGCCCGGTGATAGAGGCCAGCCTGGCACGTGCTCGCGCGGGCGGgaaggtgtacatgtaccagttcaACCATGTCTTATCAAATAGCCCATCACCAACATGGGGAGGGGCTTTCCACACATCTGAGACTGCCTTGGTCTTCGGTTCGCCCCTGGACCCGTCTCAGAGTTATACCCCGGATGAAGACGGACTGTCCATGACAATGATGCGCTTCTGGACCAACTTTGCGAAGACAGGGTAAGGATTCACTGTGTCTCTCTTTGAATAAGCTATTGGAAAGTATTTGGCTATAACTATCACCCAGTAATTTGAGAAAAGTCAGGTCTAAAAGAATATTCAATTTCTTTGCGTACTTAGGGACCCCAATGACCCAGGGAACGAGATGTGGCCAGTCTACAACCAGACTGACCAGTCCTACATTGTGCTGGACACACAGCCGGTCCGAGTTGCGCAGTGGCCCAGGACCAGGCCTTGTGCCTTCTGGCGGGAGTACCTCTGGCAACTGCAGGATCAAACAGGTCAGCTGGTTCTTCTACTGGATTCTATAATCAGTCTTTCACAGTTTCAGTTATCGTATCCTTGTGTACAACTTCAGGTAACATTTCATGACTCAGTAATGAACACATCATATAGGCGCTCCTCGCTGCCCTTTGTTAAGACATATGATGCTCATTATAGCGAAACCCAAATGTGGTACCTTTGTTTATAGTTAAAGATTCTCCATTCTAAGTAAATCATGTCTATTTGTTATAAACATGTAGATCTCTGCATCTGTTTTGTTGTTCCAGACGACCTTCTGCAGAATCTGCCGGCAGCGGGTACCGGGGTACCCACCACCCTGTCCTGCCTCGTGTACATAGGCCTGGCGATCTTCCTTCTGGTGAAGCACTACTGAGCAGGGAAATGTGAAGCTTATGGAGATCTTGATAACCCGGCTCTCATAAGTTGCATACGTCTTACAATAAAAGATTCCGTCATTATATGAAAGTCTGCGAGGGAGTGAAATAATCCATTGTACATGTTCTAGAATACACAACATATCATTGAAGCAGCCAGCCATTGTAGCGTCTACTGACGGAAATACAGCCTTTGTTATGACCCATATTAGTTTGTAGCGTGAAGACGACTTCTGTTATGGTGAGACTACTGCTTCTACCCAGCTGTCAGCGTCTATTGAGCCTGGTGTCGTCCAGCACATATTTACACCTGATATCTACACCTGATAGAATATAGTGGTAAACGCTCAAAGTTATTGACCTTTCTTTTACTCGGTACTTGATACATCCCCTTCAATACAAAAATTCAATAGCTTCTAGGAGAAGAACAATCATTACAGCACGCAAAAAGATAGCTGTAGAGAATGCATATAGTTTAGTAGCAACAGTAGTATAAACGGTAgctatagacctttctcacgcggcggccatgatagaatgaaaacgaggcccttgtggcaaatattagaccgatcctaactgtcaatcacaattaccagtttagccaatgattacctgataattagagaattgaccaatgaggaagtggctgcatgaccgtcaaatatttgcatttctatgtttttattttgcatttctacgctctgacagaggagggcggagactatgggatcggtcaacgaagctttaaattgctgcatcttttttgtacattgcatttgttgtaatattgatacttggatatcatattttaaaacttaatgtgatttaggaggaaaactaaatctgtacattatttttgcttctttgcctcattggcctcgtcttcattctatcatgtccgccgcgtgagaaaggtgtataccAATAGACCCATATGCCGTATCATTGCTATGTGAAATCATGTACTTTTGTGTACCTACTGTTATAGAAAAGTACGAAACTGCTTGAACTTTTATTGTGCGTTCACTTACAATAAtcggacaaaaataaacagTGTATGACATAATGCATATCTTTGCAGGCTTGAATTGGTTTTGAAGTCACCACTATCACCAGGTCAATAAGTAAGTTCCCACATCAATAAGATTAGGCGCCCAAATAATTCGCACTAGTCACGTCCCGTGGCCAATATACACCAGCAAGAAGTGGTGGACAACGTAGCGTACTCTCAAAATAATACCGGCCCGGGAGGTTTTAGCGatttttcagacaaaaagatCTTAATGAGGGGCTTTACTTCTGCCATTTACAGTTGATTAACTTTCATGCAAGCTTCTTGGTTGTACAAGACAAGTCAAAGCTGTTGTTCAGTTCTCTTCCTGACCTGCTCAGTCCTGACACTGTTTTCTCAATCCGATCTGAAGTAAAAATCGATATATTTCTTTAACTTCAACCATAACTAATTTTTTGCGAAGAATAGTTTGTCATTGTTAAATGTAAACAATAAACAGTAATGATATTCAGCCAAGCACAGTTACATTTCTGGTGACGAATGTTTGAATTCCATAAGGACTTGGATAATGTGAAGTATTGATATGCATAAACACGTGCAGTTTTTCTCATTCTTGCCGTATCGTGTGAGGTATAAACCTACCAGTCAATATAGCGTCTCTTGACGGAAATACATTCTTTCTTATGACACATATTAGTTTATATAGTGAAGCCCACTTCTGTACTGGTGAGACTATCGCTTCTACCCTGAGCTGTCAGCGTCTATTGAGCCTGAAGTTACTCATCACGTACAGTAATTACACCTGATAGAATATAGTGATAAACGCGGAAAGTTATTGACCTTTCTTTCACTTTGTCAAACGAATTTCATACATCTCTTTCTATACATAAATTCAATCACTTCTAGGAGTAGAACAATCATTTCAGTGTGCAaaaagatagattgattagagAATGCTTAGATCTTAGCAGCAACAGTAATATAAACGGTAGCTGACCCCCATGCATTAACAGACCATTAAATGGCAGAAGTAATGCTCAAGTAAAAGAATCTTTCCGTCTCAAAGTCGCTAAATCTTCCCGGGCCGGAACGGTACTGGTTTGATAGTACGCTCAGTTGTCCACCAGTTCTTGCTGGTGTATAATAGGCAAGGGACGCGAATTAACTTTCATGTTAGCTTCTcggttgtaccaaggaggttacatatttaacctccttggttgtacagGACAAGTCAAAGCTGTTGTTCAGTTCTCTTCCTGTCCTGCTCCGTCCTGACACTGTTTACTCAACCAGGTCAAAGTCCAAAAATTGGACGTGAGGTCACCGGGGGGTAGCAAACTGCGCTAACGATGGCGGGTAGTGTTGGTACAACATTTATGGTGCTGTCGCTTCTGGCGGCTGTATCATCTGTCTCCAGTTTGGATCCGATCGTAGATCTGCCTGCTGGCACCGTCCGGGGCACAGTCGTAGACGTGGCGGGCACACAGGTGAACGCCTACCTGGGGATTCCCTACGCCAAGCCGCCTGTAGGGGAGCTGCGCTTCAAGCCGCCGGTCCCGCCC comes from Branchiostoma lanceolatum isolate klBraLanc5 chromosome 2, klBraLanc5.hap2, whole genome shotgun sequence and encodes:
- the LOC136427146 gene encoding acetylcholinesterase-like; this encodes MAGSVGATFMVLSLLAIVSSVSSQDPIVDLPAGTVRGTVVDVAGTQVNAYLGIPYAKPPVGELRFKPPVPPDPWEGVYNATEPPIACYQQLGLYRPSNRSEDCLYVSVWQPPSRPHYGAVMVWIHGGGFVQGSGTGGGRGDGRFLAATEHVLVVSLNYRLGALGFLALGTDDAPGNMGLLDQQLALQWVQDNIERFGGDPDRVTIFGNSAGGASAHFHLLSPSSSGLFRRAILQSGAAFSGWALTPREVAMTRGRALASALGCKQPEVRDMVDCLRGSSAEDIVDNQFEDGFLDFGFTPMVDGNFLTSDPFDLADRDRSNVDVMAGFTTNEGSIFIAQQPSLGFNPSTDSFINKTQFNKTTQALLPSLNEFGVDAVAFEYTDWRSLENPAVYRDAAENMVGDYSFKCPVIEASLARARAGGKVYMYQFNHVLSNSPSPTWGGAFHTSETALVFGSPLDPSQSYTPDEDGLSMTMMRFWTNFAKTGDPNDPGNEMWPVYNQTDQSYIVLDTQPVRVAQWPRTRPCAFWREYLWQLQDQTDDLLQNLPAAGTGVPTTLSCLVYIGLAIFLLVKHY